The sequence below is a genomic window from Gossypium hirsutum isolate 1008001.06 chromosome A11, Gossypium_hirsutum_v2.1, whole genome shotgun sequence.
AATGCttgcaaaaaaattctactatcatgtgctattccttcccaaccaggaaatgcaaaaataaaacacatgttgaagtcacaaacaaccataatattttgagttggttcacctttccgtttgatataaggtatttgacaagaaggcgaaatgcatgcttttatgtgtgttccatctatgtccccaatacaatcctttaaaataaatacaagtaatgagataaaacttagaaataatttatattttaaatatataaagattgtgtaaattttaccttaaagtgaGGCCAATATCTTGTATCATGTCAAATATGGCTCGGTACTTCCTCGAATTGACCTTCAGTGGGTTTAATCGTGTCTATTCCCATTCGAGCAAATATATGTaacatatcagtaaaaattcgactaacagtTTCCCTAGATCATTGAAATCGCTCcgttgcatttgaatttgattctctatttccaagaatgtacaatgataatgctaatTTCTCTATCGCTGATACTTTCCCATGCTATAAGCCATAATTTGTTTGCAAATCATGCAACAAgctgtgaaatatattttttggcatcctaAAACTATTCATGCAACGATCATCATGCCCATTTAATACTTCGTCCACCCACATTTGACCTGTATAATTTGAATCCATACGCGGTTGCATAGTGAATAAGTTTCATGATGTAACAATACACTGCTTAGCACATATTCTTCCTCTTCATGATAATTGTTGTTCTCAACTTGGGTAACAATTGTGGCTATTCTTCGTTGAGTTCTTCACTTAATTCGGgggtatcataattcatataaaaactattatacatattattaaattcatccataacctaaaaaagtaatcaaatgaaaataaattaatattttgtgaCGTTCTATACAACACAGAAACTTGAATAAAAGCATagcataaaaataccaaacataaaaaatatcattcattagttttacatataaaaaaagtagtatagttatattacaataataattctaaGGAGCTTATGGTGGAGGTGGTTGATGGTATGGTTGGAAGGGAAATGAGGATGTTGCTACCAAGGATGAAAATGACGCAATTGGATTTTGTTCAGCATACTCACGTCGAAGCCACCAAACCCTAACATCTggacctaagttcaaaaagactTCTCGTTTCATCGGTATTTGGAACATTTTGATGAAAAAAATAGTACAGTTCATCTTTTTTTGGCATTTCATCTCCCAAAGCACGCAAAGCATCCATtgcatttgaaatattatattgagagtgaggaaaaataatttcattcattgACTTCCTTAGACTAGCCATACTGtcacacaatttctcaatatGAGTAGTTAAcgtatttcttgatgattttctacttgaacttgattttttcccTTTACCGTATACAACCCCAAGTGTTTGCTTTCTTTGATTAGGAGTTACTTGAGAAGGGTTTGATGGTACCTCATTAGGAGGAATACTTTCATTCTCATTACTATGTTCATCTGAATCACCAAATCCCTCATTAAGTGTATCATCTCCCACAGGAACCCCACTTGGAAGAACACCAGACGAAGGTGCCCATGCATTCTCTCCGGTGGCTACAATGCCACCAAACATTTGCcacattaactcattcaatcgtggttcaattcctttcttcttaaatcctttaaaatcaagattttcctacataacatgttaaatgttatactaagatttttataattctaaattattaaattcaataaactgtatacattaaaataatgataaatttaacacTAACTTGTATTTTTTCAGCCCACCATTCTTCGGTAGCATCGATTGTCTTCTTAGATGGACACTATCCAATACCTGTAGATTCCTTAAGCAACTCCCTCCATAACCTCTATTCCTTTTTTAATGTATCccatttatttttcaattgaggttttttatagtttttttgtgtttttgcttgaaAAAGGGCAATGGCATTTTCCATCcttttgagtttagatgagtAGTCGGTCTATTATCAGCATTAACTTTATTCACgcaaagttcacaaaatatcaaTGTCAGCTCATCATTCCAAATAGCTTTTGTTGCTAAGGTACTATCTCCCTCCACAAAATTTCGTGTCTTtaccatctattattattattttgattttaaatgtcaaccgacataaaaccataaatatataattagatataataatatagtttcataaaaaataagaataatatatCACGAATGGATGAAAGCCATAAGATTAacactaaagaaaaaattctcaaAGATCCATGGTAAACAATAACGAGGATATAGAAAGGATAATTGATTAGGACTATCTTTTCAAAATGAATAAAGGTAATTTTAGAGACATTAAATTACCTCTTGCTTTTGGATGGATTTAAATAGCTGCTCTTGTCGCTTCAGACATTAAAATCAAAAAGGGGAAACATTAGGATAAATAAAGAAGAGACAAGAATCACTAACAGGTGTACCACGTAACAATAATAGagaagtttaatatatatatactatttttggtgGTGCAGGGATTGGTGGCATCCAATCCTTAAGGGCGCACATGGGCCAAGGTAGTAAACCCAAGTTTTCAGGATACAACTGTGATTGAACAACCATAATAATAACTTCTTGTAAAAATTCAAACAAAGAAGCAGAGAAGGGAAGCAAAAAAAATGGGGTTTGGTTTGAAAGCTAAAAAGCTAAGGCTTTCTCCATATACTTATATCAGAATGAAAATAAAGCCACGCAAGGGCACACATGGGCCAATGTAGTAAACTCAAGTTTTCAGGATACAACTGTGATTGAACAACCGTAATAATAActtattgtaaaaatttaaacaaagaaGCAGAGAAGGGAAGCAAAAAAAATTGGGTTTGGTTTGAAAGCTAAAAAACTAAGACTTTCTCCATATATTTATATCAGAATGAAAATAAAGCCATGCCCATTATGAATGAGAAATCCGTGGATGGGTTATAAGTAAAACAAGAAAATCGACAAaagctttaatatatatatatactgttTTTGATGAAGACGTGCTTAAGGAAGAGGGACAAGAAAAATGATTTGTCTCAACTTGCTGAAGAGAAGAATGAGAtggaatttgataaaaaaaatatagaaatagaGTTGCAGAAAACAATTGAAGAAGCTCGTTTACTTGAAGAGGTTTGCGACGCTAGAAAGTCACATGAAGAGGCATTCTCACAAGCAGAAAATAAAACTTCAGTGCTTGATGTCCAAGATAGCAAAGCTGCTTCAGAGATGGAAGTggagaaaatgagagaggaaattgCTATTCAGACCAGCAAACTCGCAGAGGCATATAACACTATAACAACACTTGAAAAT
It includes:
- the LOC121209984 gene encoding uncharacterized protein — protein: MWQMFGGIVATGENAWAPSSGVLPSGVPVGDDTLNEGFGDSDEHSNENESIPPNEVPSNPSQVTPNQRKQTLGVVYGKGKKSSSSRKSSRNTLTTHIEKLCDSMASLRKSMNEIIFPHSQYNISNAMDALRALGDEMPKKDELYYFFHQNVPNTDETRSLFELRSRC